In Dehalococcoidia bacterium, a genomic segment contains:
- a CDS encoding DsbA family oxidoreductase, whose amino-acid sequence MTVESRVAQKLEVTVVSDYVCPWCFIGLTRIEQLERDYDVTVEWVPYELRPGTPPQGIPFERLRGRPPYTDDYLLNLSVLADKAGIAMAERQFVPNSLPSLKAAEWAREAGVFPLLHRALFQAYFEEGRDIGDLEVLRDIAASLGLDAADMVESIVAGRFDERLEEKLEWSRVAGQGGVPRFIFKATYEDGSVKRAGFAGAQDYEVFQQFMRRLGARPRKGQSP is encoded by the coding sequence ATGACGGTAGAATCGCGGGTCGCCCAGAAGCTCGAGGTCACGGTTGTCTCCGACTACGTGTGCCCGTGGTGCTTCATTGGCCTCACGCGGATCGAACAACTGGAGAGAGACTACGACGTCACCGTCGAGTGGGTGCCTTACGAGTTGCGCCCCGGCACGCCGCCGCAGGGCATTCCATTCGAACGCCTGCGAGGCAGGCCACCTTATACGGACGATTACCTGCTGAATCTGAGCGTCCTCGCGGATAAGGCGGGGATCGCAATGGCGGAACGCCAGTTCGTGCCCAATTCACTGCCGTCGCTCAAGGCGGCGGAGTGGGCGCGCGAGGCCGGTGTCTTTCCGCTGCTTCACCGCGCCCTCTTCCAGGCCTACTTCGAAGAAGGCCGCGACATAGGCGACCTGGAGGTCTTGCGCGATATCGCCGCCAGTCTGGGTCTCGACGCGGCGGATATGGTCGAGTCCATCGTCGCCGGGCGCTTCGATGAGCGGCTCGAAGAGAAGCTCGAGTGGTCGCGCGTGGCCGGGCAGGGAGGAGTGCCGCGGTTCATCTTCAAGGCCACGTACGAGGACGGCTCTGTGAAGCGAGCGGGCTTCGCCGGCGCGCAGGACTACGAGGTCTTTCAGCAGTTCATGCGCCGTCTTGGCGCTCGGCCTCGAAAGGGCCAGAGTCCTTAA
- the bcp gene encoding thioredoxin-dependent thiol peroxidase, protein MAQLKIGDQAPDFETTDDKGNKVKLSDFRGKRVVLYFYPKDDTPGCTAQACGFRDNYDVIREKNAVVLGVSPDGVASHQAFKDKFDLPFPLLTDEDKTISNLYGVWGEREFAGRKYMGVNRSHFVIDEDGKVVDLQYGVRPADSVSLSIARL, encoded by the coding sequence ATGGCGCAGTTGAAGATCGGGGACCAGGCCCCGGACTTCGAGACCACGGACGACAAGGGCAACAAAGTCAAGCTCAGCGACTTTCGCGGCAAGCGCGTAGTCCTCTACTTCTACCCGAAGGACGACACGCCGGGTTGCACGGCGCAGGCCTGCGGCTTCCGCGACAACTACGATGTCATCCGCGAGAAGAACGCTGTCGTCCTGGGGGTGAGCCCGGACGGGGTGGCCTCGCATCAGGCGTTCAAGGACAAATTCGACCTGCCTTTTCCGCTGCTGACAGACGAAGACAAGACCATCAGCAATCTCTACGGCGTGTGGGGAGAACGAGAGTTCGCCGGCCGCAAGTACATGGGCGTGAACCGCAGCCACTTCGTGATCGACGAAGATGGCAAGGTAGTCGACTTACAGTACGGCGTGCGGCCCGCTGACAGCGTGAGCCTGTCGATCGCGCGGCTCTAA
- the coaBC gene encoding bifunctional phosphopantothenoylcysteine decarboxylase/phosphopantothenate--cysteine ligase CoaBC, producing the protein MSVLRDRQVVLGVTGSVACYKAADLASKLVQQGANVDVVMTDAAREFITPFTFRALTGRLVFTNMFEPVTDLAEEHVEVARRADIVVIAPASATTLARLAHGLADDFLALTVLATKAPVLIAPAMDSNMWEAAATRANVELLRSRGFSFVGPAEGRLASGRMGTGRLAEVADILGAIVVELAKRGDLAGRRIVVSAGGTREPIDPVRFISNRSTGKMGFAVAEAARDRGAEVTLITTTRALPIPYGVKVVDVSTVAEMRRAVLEATEDADVLVMAAAVSDFRPAEVAAEKIKKREGGLVLELRENEDFFHEVPDRVIKVAFAAETQDVVANARLKPLSHGHLDLICANDVSAEDSGFAVDTNRVTILDAEGGVEELPLLTKYEVAHRILDRVVGLLASRSPEKA; encoded by the coding sequence GTGAGCGTCCTGCGCGACCGGCAAGTGGTCCTTGGCGTGACCGGTAGCGTCGCCTGCTACAAGGCGGCTGACCTTGCCAGCAAGCTGGTGCAGCAGGGTGCGAACGTGGACGTCGTGATGACCGACGCAGCCCGGGAGTTCATCACGCCGTTCACTTTTCGAGCCCTGACGGGCCGGCTAGTGTTCACCAACATGTTTGAACCGGTAACCGACCTTGCCGAAGAACACGTGGAAGTAGCGCGGCGAGCCGACATCGTCGTCATCGCTCCGGCTTCTGCGACAACTCTCGCCCGTCTCGCTCACGGCCTTGCGGACGACTTCCTCGCCCTGACGGTGCTGGCCACGAAGGCGCCCGTGCTCATTGCCCCGGCGATGGACTCGAACATGTGGGAAGCCGCGGCTACGCGCGCTAATGTCGAGCTGCTTCGCAGCCGGGGGTTTTCTTTTGTCGGGCCGGCCGAAGGAAGGCTTGCCAGCGGCAGGATGGGCACAGGGCGTCTCGCGGAGGTCGCTGACATCCTCGGCGCCATCGTGGTCGAGCTGGCCAAGCGCGGCGACCTCGCGGGCAGACGGATCGTGGTGAGCGCCGGCGGCACGCGCGAACCCATCGACCCGGTGCGCTTCATAAGCAACCGTTCGACAGGGAAGATGGGGTTTGCCGTGGCCGAGGCGGCGCGGGACCGCGGGGCTGAGGTGACGCTGATCACGACCACGCGCGCCCTACCCATCCCTTACGGGGTTAAGGTAGTCGACGTGTCCACCGTCGCCGAAATGCGCCGGGCGGTGCTGGAGGCCACGGAGGATGCGGACGTCCTCGTGATGGCAGCGGCCGTCTCTGACTTTCGGCCGGCTGAGGTCGCCGCTGAGAAGATCAAGAAGCGCGAAGGCGGCCTGGTGCTCGAGCTCCGTGAGAATGAGGACTTCTTCCACGAAGTGCCCGACAGAGTCATCAAGGTCGCCTTTGCGGCGGAGACGCAAGACGTCGTGGCGAACGCGCGCTTGAAACCGCTATCGCACGGCCACCTGGACCTCATCTGTGCCAACGACGTGTCGGCCGAAGATTCAGGCTTTGCGGTCGATACCAATCGCGTGACGATACTTGACGCGGAGGGTGGTGTCGAGGAGTTGCCCCTGCTTACGAAGTACGAAGTCGCCCACCGCATCCTGGACCGCGTCGTCGGACTGCTGGCGTCACGAAGTCCCGAGAAGGCCTGA
- a CDS encoding type III pantothenate kinase — translation MLLAIDIGNTNITFGVFDQERLIATWRLASDRERLADEYAVIMLQLLATEGIDRNSISRAVLTSGVPLLTTVIEEMCRRYFHVTPLRVGAGIKTGLRILYEDPREVGPDRIVDAVAALRMHKPPLIVVDLGTATVFDVVSREGDYLGGAIAPGIGLATDALVSRAAMLRRIELKAPRHVIGNNTTTAMQSGVIFGYVCLVEGMVKRIKAEIGEDAWVVGTGGWAEVIARETRVFDHLDPNLTLTGLRLVYEMNEGVPRGEG, via the coding sequence ATGTTGCTCGCTATCGATATCGGAAACACCAATATCACCTTCGGGGTCTTTGACCAGGAGCGGCTGATCGCCACCTGGCGGCTTGCCTCGGACCGCGAGCGGCTGGCCGACGAATATGCCGTCATCATGCTCCAACTGCTGGCCACCGAGGGCATAGACCGCAACTCGATCAGCAGAGCGGTGTTGACCAGCGGCGTGCCGCTCCTTACGACCGTGATCGAGGAGATGTGCCGCCGCTACTTCCACGTGACGCCGTTGCGGGTCGGCGCGGGAATCAAGACCGGGCTGCGGATCCTGTACGAGGACCCGCGGGAGGTGGGGCCGGACCGCATCGTGGACGCCGTGGCGGCCCTGCGTATGCACAAGCCGCCCCTGATCGTCGTTGACCTGGGGACGGCAACGGTCTTCGACGTCGTTTCGCGTGAAGGCGACTACCTCGGCGGCGCGATTGCTCCCGGCATCGGTCTGGCCACCGATGCCCTGGTGAGCCGCGCTGCGATGCTCAGGCGCATCGAGCTGAAGGCCCCCCGGCATGTGATCGGGAACAACACGACCACCGCCATGCAATCCGGCGTGATCTTCGGCTATGTTTGCCTCGTCGAGGGCATGGTGAAGCGCATAAAGGCCGAGATTGGCGAGGACGCGTGGGTGGTGGGTACGGGTGGCTGGGCTGAAGTCATTGCCCGCGAGACTCGGGTCTTCGACCACCTCGACCCGAACCTCACGCTTACCGGCCTGCGCCTTGTGTACGAGATGAACGAGGGCGTCCCGAGGGGCGAGGGGTGA
- the dnaA gene encoding chromosomal replication initiator protein DnaA, with product MALAAGLSAPEIWDQALGQLLLRVTRQNFDSWLRNTTGLRYEGRTLIIGTPTELARDFLATRMRSVIHQALTAVAGPGLRFDFEVRGEDARCLTTPLQATMLPSPLAPLNPRFTFATFLPGSHNRLALVAALDVTDNSESPYSPLFITGGPGSGKTHLLHAVAERAAKQGLRVVLVTAEQFLSDFTGAVRNRTGAAFRSRYRDLDILLVDDVQALTGKRATQNEFLQTVTELRDLGRRVVVAGDLQVASNGNARFISGFQWGLIAEIAEPSMDDRIRFLFAKTACQRVSIPDEVLHYVALRIRSNLRDLEGALNRLVAVAHISDEPITIDFAARALKPLTEPVSPSSPREVQPAKVLQAVCDHLGISLEDLAGRKRTRSITYARHLAMYLLRQDAGLTFQTIAEALGRGDHSTVVHACKQIEAQIKLTPALQADLDAVRTTLGLLTA from the coding sequence TTGGCTCTCGCGGCAGGTCTTTCTGCGCCTGAAATCTGGGACCAGGCCCTCGGACAGTTGCTTCTGCGGGTGACACGCCAGAACTTCGACAGCTGGCTACGAAACACGACAGGCCTACGCTACGAGGGCCGCACGCTCATCATCGGGACTCCTACCGAACTTGCCCGCGACTTCCTGGCGACTCGCATGAGGTCCGTAATTCACCAGGCGCTCACGGCCGTTGCCGGTCCAGGCCTTCGCTTCGACTTCGAAGTGCGTGGCGAAGATGCCCGATGTCTTACCACTCCATTGCAGGCAACCATGCTCCCGTCGCCGCTGGCGCCCCTGAATCCGCGCTTCACGTTCGCGACCTTCCTTCCTGGTTCTCACAACCGTCTCGCCCTCGTGGCTGCCCTCGACGTGACGGACAACTCTGAATCGCCCTACTCGCCCCTGTTCATCACTGGGGGACCTGGGAGCGGCAAGACGCACCTGCTGCATGCCGTCGCTGAACGGGCCGCAAAGCAGGGGCTCAGGGTAGTCCTCGTTACCGCAGAGCAGTTCCTCAGCGACTTCACCGGCGCCGTCCGCAACCGCACCGGCGCCGCCTTCCGGTCTCGATACCGCGACCTCGACATCTTGCTTGTCGATGACGTCCAGGCCCTGACAGGGAAGAGGGCGACCCAGAACGAGTTTTTGCAGACCGTAACTGAGCTACGGGACCTTGGCCGCCGGGTCGTGGTAGCAGGCGATCTGCAGGTCGCCTCCAACGGCAATGCCCGCTTCATCTCAGGCTTCCAGTGGGGCCTGATAGCGGAGATTGCGGAGCCGTCAATGGATGACCGCATCCGCTTCCTTTTCGCCAAGACTGCTTGCCAGAGAGTGTCCATTCCAGATGAAGTGCTGCACTACGTTGCGCTTCGCATACGTTCCAATCTACGCGACCTCGAAGGAGCACTGAATCGCCTCGTCGCCGTCGCCCACATATCCGATGAGCCAATCACGATTGACTTCGCCGCCCGCGCCCTCAAGCCGCTCACGGAGCCGGTGTCGCCTTCGTCGCCCCGTGAGGTCCAGCCGGCAAAGGTCCTCCAGGCTGTCTGTGACCATCTCGGAATATCCCTCGAGGACCTCGCTGGCAGAAAGCGAACACGCTCGATTACCTATGCCCGACACCTCGCCATGTACCTTCTCCGCCAGGACGCCGGCCTCACCTTCCAGACAATCGCTGAAGCGCTCGGCCGGGGCGACCACTCCACCGTCGTGCACGCCTGCAAGCAGATCGAAGCACAGATCAAGCTCACGCCCGCGCTTCAAGCAGACCTGGACGCGGTCCGCACGACTCTTGGATTACTGACCGCCTGA